Proteins encoded together in one Lathyrus oleraceus cultivar Zhongwan6 chromosome 5, CAAS_Psat_ZW6_1.0, whole genome shotgun sequence window:
- the LOC127081619 gene encoding uncharacterized protein LOC127081619 has protein sequence MVVKDSEIPEPSEGPEPEEQWTLMFDGASNAIGHRIGVVLMSPKNFHLPFTAKLCFTCSNNMAEYEACILGLEEAIELKIKILEVLGDSALVIHQIRENQMADALVTLASMYKLIWPNHQPNVEIRRFNEPAHCLTTTEESNDKPWFFDIKHYREKQEYLVEASSLDKRIIRRLASKLFLNGDVLYKRNYDMVLLICIDKHEANQLMKDIHKGSFGTHANGHATTKKVPRAGYY, from the exons ATGGTTGTCAAAGACTCTGAAATCCCTGAACCTAGCGAGGGACCTGAACCAGAAGAACAGTGGACTCTCATGTTCGACGGTGCTTCAAATGCTATAGGTCATAGGATTGGGGTAGtgctgatgtctcccaagaattttCATCTACCATTCACTGCAAAGCTTTGCTTCACCTGCTCGAACAAcatggctgaatatgaagcctgcATATTGGGGCTAGAGGAAGCTATTGAGTTAAAGATTAAAATTCTTGAGGTATTaggagattctgctctagtgataCATCAAATCAGAG agaatcagatggcagatgctttGGTAACCTTGGCTTCCATGTATAAGTTAATATGGCCTAACCATCAGCCTAATGTTGAAATCAGGCGTTTTAACGAACCTGCTCATTGTCTGACAACAACAGAAGAGTCAAATGACAAACCCTGGTTCTTCGACATCAAACATTATCGAGAGAAACAAGAATATCTGGTGGAGGCTTCCAGCCTTGACAAGAGGATTATACGGAGGTTGGCGTCGAAGTTATTCTTAAATGGAGATGTGTTGTACAAGCGaaattatgacatggtcttactcatATGCATAGACAAACATGAAGCTAATCAGCTTATGAAGGATATACACAAAGGATCCTTTGGCACTCATGCAAATGGGCATGCAACGACGAAGAAGGTCCCGAGGGCCGGTTACTACTAG